The proteins below are encoded in one region of Winogradskyella helgolandensis:
- a CDS encoding ABC transporter permease translates to MAWRDAKASRVRLLLFMASIILGIAAVVSIQLFSSNLKDNIKLQSKALMGADYTIDTKQQPTERAQAIIDSLQPDAKEINFVSMIAFPKNGGTKLVKVRGLDGDFPFYGTIDTQPSSAAGTYQDLGGALVDATLMLQFDVKEGDSIKVGALTLPILGALKAIPGSTAISTSVAPPIIIPYRFIEDTGLLQFGSRKEYQYFFKTPETLDLEAFEEIIDPQLKAEEADLDTHTSTSERLGRRYDNVGKFLNLAAFIALLLGCIGIASSVHIYIKEKLKAIAVLKCMGASRLQSFLIFLIQIAGIGIVGGLVGSLIGVGVQELFPYLLKDFLPFSVEISISLQPILIGVFLGLFMSVLFALLPLLRTWYVSPLDVLRVDENGAQEPLKVRVAVIGAVLLFLFLFSFWLLNDAVYALGFMLATLVAFAVLTGVALLFIKGIKTYFPKRWGFTARQSLLNLFRPNNQTVVLVVAIGLGTCLISTLYFTKDILLAKTEVAQSDDNANIIILDVQTDQQDAIEQRIKAKGLPIVNSIPIVTMRIHKIKGQLANELRQDTTKQMRNWILNHEFRSTYRGEMIDSEELLEGEWTTHTTPNAPILVSIADNLVEDGINIGDAITFNVQGVLMETKVGSIRKVDWRQLQPNFNFVFPVGALEQAPQFRVISTYADDDKASAALQRDLVAEFPNVSIIDLRQVYTIIEDILDKVSWVINFMAFFSIITGIIVLIGSVRTSKYQRIKESVLLRTLGAKNAQILKISALEYLFLGLLGSLVGILLALVSSLCLALLLFKEPFTPSLIPFLVFLPGITLLVLGIGLSNIRSVLQSSPLAVLRKEA, encoded by the coding sequence ATGGCTTGGAGAGATGCCAAAGCGAGTAGAGTACGTTTGTTGCTATTTATGGCGTCTATAATTTTAGGTATTGCAGCTGTAGTATCTATACAATTATTTAGCTCTAATCTTAAAGACAATATAAAGTTGCAATCTAAAGCCTTAATGGGCGCCGATTATACCATTGATACAAAGCAACAACCTACAGAACGCGCACAAGCCATTATAGATTCCTTACAACCCGATGCTAAGGAAATTAACTTTGTATCTATGATTGCTTTTCCTAAGAATGGAGGCACCAAATTAGTTAAAGTTCGAGGCTTGGATGGCGACTTTCCTTTTTACGGAACTATAGACACTCAACCTAGTTCTGCAGCAGGTACTTACCAAGATTTAGGTGGAGCATTAGTTGATGCGACTTTAATGCTTCAATTTGATGTAAAAGAAGGGGATTCTATTAAAGTAGGAGCCTTAACACTTCCTATTTTAGGGGCTCTAAAAGCGATTCCTGGAAGTACTGCTATTTCTACTTCTGTAGCACCTCCAATCATTATTCCTTATCGATTTATTGAAGACACAGGACTCTTACAATTTGGTAGTCGTAAAGAGTATCAGTATTTCTTTAAAACGCCAGAAACTCTCGATTTAGAAGCGTTTGAAGAAATTATAGATCCACAATTAAAAGCCGAAGAAGCCGATTTAGATACGCATACAAGCACGAGTGAACGTTTGGGAAGACGTTATGATAATGTAGGTAAATTTCTTAATTTGGCTGCTTTTATTGCCTTATTATTAGGGTGTATTGGGATTGCAAGCTCGGTTCATATTTATATTAAAGAAAAACTAAAAGCCATTGCAGTTTTAAAATGTATGGGAGCTTCTCGCTTGCAAAGTTTTCTCATTTTTCTGATTCAAATTGCAGGTATCGGTATTGTTGGTGGCTTAGTTGGATCATTGATTGGTGTTGGAGTTCAAGAATTATTTCCGTATTTATTAAAGGATTTCTTACCCTTTTCTGTTGAAATTTCCATCTCGCTACAACCGATACTTATTGGTGTCTTTCTTGGCTTATTTATGTCTGTTTTATTCGCGTTATTACCATTGCTTAGAACATGGTACGTTTCGCCGCTAGATGTTTTGCGTGTAGATGAAAACGGAGCGCAAGAACCACTTAAAGTGCGAGTAGCAGTGATAGGAGCCGTGTTGTTATTTCTGTTTTTATTTTCGTTTTGGTTGTTGAATGACGCCGTTTATGCCTTAGGTTTTATGTTGGCTACATTAGTCGCTTTTGCTGTTTTAACAGGTGTTGCTTTACTGTTCATTAAAGGCATAAAAACCTATTTTCCGAAACGTTGGGGTTTTACAGCACGCCAGAGCTTATTGAACTTATTTAGACCTAACAATCAAACCGTTGTTTTGGTGGTCGCTATTGGTTTAGGAACCTGTTTAATCAGTACGTTGTATTTTACGAAAGACATTTTGTTAGCCAAAACAGAAGTAGCTCAGAGTGATGACAATGCCAATATTATCATTTTAGATGTACAAACGGATCAGCAAGACGCCATAGAACAACGCATAAAAGCAAAAGGTTTGCCTATTGTGAATAGTATCCCTATTGTTACGATGCGCATTCATAAAATAAAAGGTCAATTGGCCAATGAACTACGCCAAGACACGACAAAACAAATGCGTAATTGGATCCTTAATCACGAATTTAGGAGTACGTATCGCGGTGAGATGATTGATTCCGAAGAACTTTTAGAAGGTGAGTGGACAACACATACCACTCCTAATGCTCCAATACTAGTTTCTATTGCAGACAACCTTGTAGAAGACGGTATTAACATTGGTGATGCCATTACATTTAATGTTCAAGGTGTACTTATGGAAACTAAGGTTGGTAGTATACGGAAAGTAGATTGGAGACAATTGCAACCTAACTTTAATTTTGTGTTTCCAGTAGGCGCTTTAGAGCAGGCACCACAATTTCGTGTGATTTCTACGTATGCCGATGACGACAAAGCTTCTGCGGCATTGCAGCGCGATTTAGTAGCAGAATTCCCGAATGTTTCTATAATAGATTTACGACAGGTTTACACCATTATCGAGGACATCTTAGATAAAGTGTCTTGGGTCATTAATTTTATGGCCTTCTTCAGTATTATTACTGGGATAATTGTATTGATAGGCTCTGTTCGGACTAGTAAATACCAACGCATTAAAGAAAGTGTACTCTTACGAACCCTTGGTGCTAAAAATGCGCAGATTCTAAAAATTTCAGCTTTAGAATATTTGTTTTTAGGCTTATTAGGTAGTTTGGTTGGGATTTTATTAGCCTTAGTGAGTAGTCTTTGTTTGGCACTTTTATTATTTAAAGAACCTTTTACACCGTCATTGATTCCGTTTTTAGTGTTTTTACCAGGTATTACTCTGTTGGTTTTAGGAATTGGTTTGAGTAATATACGATCTGTGTTGCAAAGTTCTCCTTTGGCTGTGCTGCGGAAAGAAGCCTAA
- a CDS encoding helix-turn-helix transcriptional regulator → MLKYYTSFLFIVAVTILPLWTQSTALTTETYFRQYEQISDSMASVFPENDIKTYRRVSFSDAEMQWYLSLHFKCLDVLKHIEGHTKFVLDSYLHSGNWFREVGFPKESIKSYLDFFTYYEAHEHLLTFDERDKFKEMRSYAGSILAENYAKLGLLDNATSRHKINMAFSKNLNYIYHPSSINNYGLFFYWHKKDLDSAMYYFERAYALTQAKFPKHTLNGSIRDNIADIYMEQQAYDKAQPLYAQNFKFYKTAINEETLTKDIPRLISAGTQLITANTHLNRLEAAQHIFNDLESVVKLDETTHNLSTSSKLEFLSAKELLLRTQNNISEAYITAKQIAHVSDSLQALANHADKKWQEELNDITIDKIELNFKIDRIQKENMIKNQRAKLWFIGLLSSIFIIILVALIISRRQHLINAKNKQLLAEQQLENSALKVEQLNSEIQSKERDLSDFAIKLTQDQDWAKELAEQLEVIKQANSQERPKLINDLDVAISNKISVDSDTQEFFERLDKLSDAFYSQLMKRYPNLSKNEIRLCSLIRLKIESRRIATLQNITLASLNTSRYRLRKKLNLSEDTDLDFFIQNI, encoded by the coding sequence ATGCTTAAGTATTATACGTCATTCTTATTTATTGTCGCGGTAACAATTCTCCCATTGTGGACTCAAAGTACTGCGCTTACTACTGAAACCTATTTTAGGCAGTACGAACAGATTAGTGATTCTATGGCCTCTGTTTTCCCTGAGAATGATATTAAAACGTACCGACGTGTTTCCTTTTCTGATGCTGAAATGCAATGGTATTTATCATTACATTTTAAGTGTTTAGATGTCTTAAAGCATATTGAAGGACATACAAAATTTGTTTTAGACAGTTATTTGCATTCGGGAAATTGGTTTAGGGAAGTTGGCTTTCCGAAGGAATCTATAAAATCTTATCTCGATTTTTTTACATATTACGAAGCACATGAACATCTATTAACTTTCGATGAACGCGATAAATTTAAGGAAATGCGCAGTTATGCTGGAAGTATACTTGCTGAAAACTATGCCAAATTAGGCTTGTTAGATAATGCTACTAGTCGGCATAAAATCAATATGGCATTTTCTAAGAACCTAAATTATATCTATCATCCGTCTTCTATAAATAACTATGGGCTCTTTTTTTATTGGCACAAAAAGGACCTCGATTCTGCGATGTATTATTTTGAGCGTGCTTATGCACTTACACAAGCTAAATTCCCCAAGCATACTTTAAATGGAAGTATACGCGATAATATTGCTGATATTTATATGGAACAGCAGGCGTATGACAAAGCTCAACCTTTATATGCGCAGAATTTTAAGTTTTATAAAACGGCTATTAATGAAGAAACGTTAACCAAAGATATACCACGATTAATTAGTGCGGGCACCCAACTCATAACAGCTAACACGCATTTAAATCGGTTAGAAGCTGCCCAACACATTTTTAACGATTTAGAATCTGTTGTAAAATTAGACGAGACAACTCATAATTTATCTACAAGCTCTAAATTAGAGTTTTTAAGTGCAAAAGAGTTGTTATTACGTACTCAGAATAATATTTCGGAAGCCTATATCACTGCAAAACAAATAGCGCATGTATCTGATAGTCTTCAAGCCCTTGCCAATCATGCCGACAAAAAGTGGCAGGAAGAATTGAATGATATTACCATAGATAAAATTGAATTAAATTTTAAAATAGACCGTATTCAAAAAGAGAATATGATTAAAAATCAGCGCGCTAAGCTTTGGTTTATTGGGCTTTTGTCGTCTATTTTTATTATTATTTTAGTGGCACTTATTATCAGTAGAAGACAACATCTTATCAATGCTAAGAACAAGCAATTACTTGCGGAACAGCAGCTTGAAAATTCGGCATTAAAAGTAGAGCAACTTAATTCTGAAATACAATCTAAAGAACGCGATCTGTCTGATTTTGCGATTAAACTGACGCAAGATCAAGATTGGGCCAAAGAACTCGCTGAACAATTAGAGGTGATTAAGCAAGCCAACTCCCAAGAGCGTCCAAAATTGATTAATGACCTCGATGTAGCGATTTCAAATAAAATAAGTGTTGATAGTGATACTCAAGAATTTTTTGAACGTTTGGATAAATTAAGTGATGCGTTTTATAGTCAACTTATGAAGCGTTATCCTAATTTGAGTAAAAACGAGATTAGACTTTGCTCTTTAATTCGTTTAAAAATTGAAAGTCGACGTATCGCTACCCTTCAAAATATAACCTTGGCATCCCTAAATACCAGTCGTTATCGCTTAAGAAAAAAATTAAACCTCTCCGAAGACACCGATCTGGATTTCTTTATTCAAAATATATAA
- a CDS encoding exonuclease domain-containing protein → MIYTIIDVETTGQSNRMTEISIFKFNGDTVIDEFTSLINPETYIPQHITALTGIDDHMVADAPRFAEVAEDILNITEGAIFVAHNVNFDYKVISGEFSRIGLEFTRKKLCTVRLSRRLLPGHRSYSLGKLCSALEINLVGRHRARGDAEATTILFELLLQQPEASDVFKEFLNKNSKEATLPPNLPKETFEALPDTAGIYYFKDKKGVVIYVGKAINIKKRVLSHFYSKTKKAQDMVRETRDIDFESSGSELIALLMEDAAIKHHFPIYNKVAKRTVQTVAIFSYEDRSGILHLASNKGRLTPNPIITFFNVRDVRSYMEKICEKHNLCPKYCHLQEAVAECSHYSIKNCKGVCRNEESVEAYNNRVLEAIHDMSNQKEDFILREKGRNPNEEAFVMIKDGDYLGYGFVDKDSQINHMDDLNAFLIPQKNSVDIQKILRPYILNI, encoded by the coding sequence ATGATTTACACCATTATTGATGTTGAAACCACAGGACAGAGCAATCGCATGACTGAGATTTCAATTTTTAAATTTAACGGAGATACCGTAATAGATGAGTTTACATCATTAATAAATCCGGAAACTTACATCCCTCAACACATTACCGCACTCACCGGAATCGATGACCATATGGTTGCTGACGCTCCGCGGTTTGCAGAAGTTGCAGAAGACATTCTAAACATTACAGAAGGTGCCATATTTGTGGCGCACAACGTTAATTTCGATTATAAAGTCATTAGTGGAGAATTTAGCAGAATCGGTTTAGAATTCACTAGAAAGAAACTTTGTACTGTCCGTTTATCGCGTCGCTTATTACCAGGACATCGATCTTACAGTCTCGGGAAGCTATGCAGCGCTTTAGAGATTAATTTAGTGGGAAGACACAGAGCCAGAGGCGATGCAGAAGCCACAACCATTCTATTTGAATTACTATTACAACAACCCGAAGCTTCAGATGTTTTTAAGGAGTTTTTAAATAAGAATTCTAAAGAAGCGACCTTACCTCCTAACCTACCTAAAGAAACGTTTGAAGCTTTGCCAGATACCGCAGGTATATATTACTTTAAGGATAAAAAGGGAGTTGTTATTTATGTAGGCAAAGCTATTAACATCAAAAAAAGAGTGCTCAGCCATTTTTATAGTAAAACAAAAAAGGCACAAGATATGGTGAGAGAAACGCGCGATATTGATTTTGAAAGTTCGGGTAGCGAATTAATAGCACTTCTTATGGAAGATGCAGCCATTAAGCACCACTTTCCAATATATAATAAAGTAGCAAAGCGAACCGTTCAAACCGTTGCAATTTTTTCTTATGAAGATCGAAGTGGCATTTTGCACTTAGCGAGTAATAAAGGACGATTAACACCAAATCCCATTATTACCTTTTTTAACGTGAGAGATGTACGCTCTTATATGGAAAAGATATGTGAGAAACATAATTTGTGTCCTAAATATTGTCATTTGCAGGAAGCCGTTGCCGAATGTTCACATTACAGCATTAAAAACTGTAAAGGCGTGTGTAGAAACGAAGAATCTGTTGAAGCTTATAACAATAGAGTTCTTGAAGCCATACATGATATGTCTAATCAGAAGGAAGATTTTATATTGAGAGAAAAAGGTAGAAATCCGAATGAAGAGGCCTTCGTTATGATTAAAGATGGAGATTATCTGGGCTATGGATTTGTAGATAAAGATTCACAGATTAATCATATGGATGACTTGAATGCCTTTCTCATTCCGCAGAAAAACAGTGTTGATATTCAAAAAATCTTACGCCCCTACATTCTAAACATATAA
- a CDS encoding CsbD family protein, giving the protein MSKPWQDKAKGNWNIAKGKLKQKWGELTDDDLDYQEGKEDEVVGRIQKKTGETKENVNSFLNDLKF; this is encoded by the coding sequence ATGTCTAAACCATGGCAAGATAAAGCAAAAGGCAATTGGAATATTGCAAAAGGAAAATTAAAACAAAAGTGGGGAGAGCTCACAGATGACGATCTAGATTACCAAGAAGGTAAGGAGGACGAAGTTGTTGGCCGTATTCAAAAGAAAACAGGCGAAACAAAAGAGAACGTCAATAGCTTCTTAAATGATTTAAAGTTTTAA
- a CDS encoding 5' nucleotidase, NT5C type — protein sequence MTIFVDMDDVLADTYGKHIELYNKEHQQELCISQISSGEMWHNVPKVHQESIRQHALQPGFFRDLKPIKDSILVMEALYNRHEVYIATAATQFPNSLFEKSEWLDEHMPFITWQHRIMCGDKFILNGDVLIDDRSYNLEKFQGDTLLFNSPHNVNDTGYNRVATWEDIAKLLL from the coding sequence ATGACAATATTCGTAGACATGGACGACGTCCTCGCAGACACTTACGGTAAACACATAGAATTATACAATAAAGAGCATCAACAAGAATTATGTATTTCTCAAATTTCTTCTGGCGAAATGTGGCATAATGTCCCAAAAGTACATCAAGAAAGTATTAGACAACACGCCTTGCAACCTGGTTTTTTTAGAGACTTAAAACCTATTAAAGACAGTATATTAGTTATGGAAGCGCTCTATAATAGACATGAAGTCTACATTGCAACAGCAGCAACTCAATTTCCGAATTCACTATTTGAGAAAAGCGAGTGGTTAGATGAGCATATGCCTTTCATTACATGGCAGCATCGTATTATGTGCGGTGATAAATTTATATTAAATGGAGATGTCCTTATTGATGACAGATCATATAATTTAGAAAAGTTTCAAGGAGACACTTTATTGTTCAATTCCCCTCATAACGTAAATGATACAGGATACAATAGAGTGGCCACTTGGGAAGATATTGCCAAACTTTTGCTTTAA
- a CDS encoding DUF302 domain-containing protein: protein MKTLKFMSILCCLSLLFSACKDDDKNNLSNNNSPNTEGIGYVETDASPSDIYDNIISQLNSNENISIIAEVNHSENAQNVGLELDFTRTVYFGNPTLGTPLLQNNSSAGLDLPQRITVFTDDNGDTIVAYNSIDYLVNRHGLSNVSTTDMIANALVTIVNNATDKDVVINSSPPILNDGIISVTSTNDFNTTYNLILDTLNSLDAVSVIAELDHQANAQSVAMELLPTKLIIFGNPAVGTPLMSESRTTALDLPQKMLIYENSDGDVNIIYNNPFYIGERHGITENNDTLEMMSQALQTISASGTSEN from the coding sequence ATGAAAACATTAAAATTTATGTCAATACTATGTTGTTTGTCACTATTATTTTCAGCCTGCAAGGATGATGATAAAAACAATTTAAGTAATAATAATTCTCCAAATACAGAAGGTATTGGATACGTAGAAACTGATGCGTCTCCTTCCGATATTTACGACAACATTATATCTCAGTTAAATAGTAATGAGAACATTAGTATTATCGCAGAAGTTAATCATTCTGAAAACGCTCAGAACGTCGGCTTAGAATTAGATTTTACACGTACCGTATACTTTGGGAATCCAACATTAGGAACGCCACTATTGCAAAATAACAGTTCTGCAGGATTAGACTTACCGCAACGCATTACCGTATTTACTGATGATAATGGAGATACTATTGTGGCATATAATTCTATCGACTACTTAGTTAACAGACATGGTTTAAGTAATGTTTCAACAACAGATATGATAGCCAATGCACTTGTTACCATTGTAAATAACGCAACAGATAAAGATGTTGTTATAAATTCATCGCCTCCCATATTAAACGACGGAATTATTTCTGTGACGAGTACGAACGACTTCAATACAACCTATAATTTAATTTTAGATACCTTAAACAGTTTAGACGCAGTGTCAGTTATTGCAGAGTTAGATCACCAAGCTAATGCTCAAAGTGTTGCTATGGAGTTACTACCTACCAAATTAATAATTTTCGGAAATCCGGCAGTAGGAACACCATTAATGTCAGAATCAAGAACTACAGCTTTAGACTTACCCCAAAAAATGTTGATTTATGAAAATAGTGATGGTGATGTCAACATTATATATAATAATCCATTTTATATAGGGGAAAGACATGGTATAACTGAAAATAACGACACTTTAGAAATGATGTCTCAAGCGCTGCAAACCATATCAGCTTCTGGGACTTCAGAGAACTAA
- a CDS encoding alkene reductase, translating to MQTQHLLTPYHKNITLKNRVVMAPMTRSRADNNEKVPTDDLQGLYYEQRASAGLIITEGSQVSKEAVGYINTPGIHSKAQVEGWKTVTKRVHDKGGTIFIQLWHVGRISHPDFHDGALPVSASAINPNAQSFTPNGFKDTVTPKAMTAGDIKRTVNDFKNAAANAVEAGFDGIELHSSNGYLFQQFFNGCSNIRTDEYGGSITNRARFFFEVLDAMKTVIPQEKIGVRFNPSLNGLFGITVDEETIPTFEYIIKKLNDYNLAYVHLSEPFTDVSDVPFTVTDIAKHFRPLYNGTLMINTNFDQEKGNKVIADGDADLVAYGKPFISNPDLVERFEKHLELADWDKGTFYTPGKKGYTDYPFATE from the coding sequence ATGCAAACACAACATTTATTAACTCCCTATCATAAAAATATTACTTTAAAAAACCGTGTTGTTATGGCACCGATGACGCGCAGTCGTGCGGATAACAACGAGAAAGTACCTACAGATGACTTGCAAGGTTTGTATTACGAACAGCGTGCTTCGGCCGGTTTAATTATTACAGAAGGTTCTCAGGTTTCCAAGGAAGCTGTAGGTTATATTAATACTCCTGGTATTCATTCTAAAGCGCAAGTGGAAGGGTGGAAAACGGTTACCAAACGTGTTCACGACAAAGGAGGTACTATTTTTATTCAACTTTGGCATGTTGGCCGAATTTCGCATCCCGATTTTCACGATGGAGCGTTGCCTGTATCTGCTTCTGCTATTAACCCAAATGCGCAGTCATTTACTCCCAACGGCTTTAAGGATACGGTAACTCCAAAAGCGATGACTGCTGGTGATATTAAACGCACCGTTAATGATTTTAAAAATGCGGCTGCCAATGCTGTGGAAGCCGGATTTGATGGTATTGAATTACATTCGTCTAATGGGTATTTATTTCAGCAGTTTTTTAATGGTTGTTCTAACATCAGAACAGATGAATATGGTGGCTCTATTACAAACAGAGCGCGTTTCTTTTTTGAGGTGCTAGACGCTATGAAAACGGTGATTCCTCAAGAAAAAATTGGAGTACGTTTTAATCCGTCGTTAAACGGTTTATTTGGAATTACGGTAGATGAAGAGACCATTCCGACGTTTGAATATATTATAAAAAAACTGAATGACTATAATTTGGCTTATGTGCATTTGTCAGAACCGTTCACCGATGTCTCTGATGTGCCGTTTACTGTTACTGATATTGCGAAGCATTTTCGTCCGTTGTATAATGGGACATTGATGATTAATACTAATTTTGATCAAGAGAAAGGTAACAAAGTTATTGCTGATGGTGATGCGGATTTAGTGGCTTATGGAAAGCCTTTTATTTCTAATCCGGATTTGGTAGAGCGTTTTGAGAAGCATTTAGAATTAGCGGATTGGGATAAGGGTACGTTTTATACTCCTGGTAAAAAGGGGTATACGGATTATCCGTTTGCTACTGAGTAA
- a CDS encoding circularly permuted type 2 ATP-grasp protein encodes MPKLDFSAYDTKGFYDEMFDENNNVRPNYKLFAERLQSLSQKKLNTLQHATDRAQLSLGMTFNVYSDNQGVERILHLDIIPRIIGSDEWTQLEKGLQQRIKALNLFIQDIYNDQKVIKDKIIPKEMILSSASYLKELEGFKPPKDIWCHITGSDLIKGGDGQYYVLEDNLRCPSGVSYMLENREILKRTFPELFEQLDVKPVYNYTHTLRDTLESLVDIDKPTVVVMTPGMYNSAYFEHSYLAQQMGAELVEGRDLVVKNDIVYMITTNGLKRVDVIYRRVDDDFIDPEVFNKKSLLGTPGLFRAYLKGNVVLVNAPGTGVVDDKAVYAYIPRIIKYYLGEDMILPNVKTYICDEESDRKYVIENIDKLVVKQTDASGGYGMLIGPKSTKKEQEEFIAKIKAKPRNYIAQPMINLSRVPTIADNTIEGRHVDLRPYALYGDEGIKIIPGALTRVALEKGSIVVNSSQGGGSKDTWVLNS; translated from the coding sequence ATGCCAAAACTAGATTTCTCCGCTTATGACACTAAAGGTTTTTATGACGAAATGTTTGATGAAAACAATAACGTTAGACCTAATTACAAACTATTTGCCGAACGCTTGCAAAGTTTAAGTCAGAAGAAGTTAAATACACTGCAACATGCTACAGATCGCGCTCAGCTTTCTTTAGGAATGACATTTAATGTTTACAGTGATAATCAAGGAGTAGAGCGGATTCTTCATTTAGATATTATCCCCAGAATTATTGGCAGTGACGAATGGACGCAACTCGAAAAAGGGTTACAACAACGTATCAAAGCGCTTAACCTTTTTATTCAAGATATCTATAATGATCAAAAAGTTATTAAGGACAAAATTATTCCTAAGGAAATGATTTTATCGAGTGCCTCTTATTTAAAGGAGTTGGAAGGTTTTAAACCACCAAAAGATATTTGGTGTCATATTACGGGGTCTGACTTAATAAAAGGTGGTGATGGTCAGTATTATGTTCTTGAGGACAATCTAAGATGTCCATCTGGCGTATCCTATATGCTTGAAAATCGCGAAATCTTAAAACGCACATTTCCTGAGTTATTTGAACAACTCGATGTCAAACCTGTTTATAATTACACGCATACCTTAAGAGATACTTTAGAATCACTGGTTGATATAGACAAACCAACAGTTGTAGTGATGACTCCTGGAATGTATAATTCAGCTTATTTTGAACATTCGTATTTGGCCCAACAAATGGGAGCAGAGTTAGTAGAAGGTCGTGATTTGGTTGTGAAAAATGATATCGTTTATATGATTACCACCAATGGTCTAAAACGGGTGGATGTTATTTACCGTCGTGTGGATGATGATTTTATAGATCCAGAAGTCTTTAATAAGAAATCACTACTAGGAACACCAGGACTTTTTAGAGCCTATCTTAAAGGTAATGTGGTTTTGGTTAACGCACCAGGCACAGGAGTGGTAGATGATAAAGCTGTTTATGCTTACATTCCAAGAATTATTAAGTATTACTTAGGTGAAGATATGATTTTACCAAATGTAAAAACTTATATCTGTGATGAAGAATCTGATCGTAAATATGTCATTGAAAACATTGATAAATTGGTCGTGAAGCAAACCGATGCTTCTGGTGGTTATGGCATGCTGATTGGTCCTAAATCCACTAAAAAAGAACAAGAAGAATTTATTGCCAAAATTAAAGCGAAGCCAAGAAACTACATTGCACAGCCTATGATTAATTTGTCTCGCGTACCAACTATTGCGGATAATACTATAGAAGGTCGCCATGTGGATTTAAGACCTTATGCTTTGTATGGAGATGAAGGTATTAAAATTATTCCAGGCGCATTAACACGTGTGGCTTTAGAAAAAGGCTCTATTGTGGTGAACTCATCACAAGGAGGAGGCAGTAAAGATACTTGGGTTTTAAACAGTTAA
- a CDS encoding alpha-E domain-containing protein, with the protein MLGRVANTIYWMNRYLERAENYARFMDVNYNLSLELPPNEVEQWQPLVLITGDWELYESLYPKVEKSKVIYFLTFDKENPNSIFNCISNARENARAVRAEITKEVWEQINALYYLVKGAAAKKNQTDKELRRFFTDIKNGCQLVYGMYYATISRNDGWHFAKLGQLIERADKTSRVLDAKYHLLLKSPKLVGSSLDLIQWAALLKSVSAYDMYRKKNGKLTSSGIAEFLILDTEFPRSILACLLSAERCLITLSGSSVGFSNIAQKKLGVLKSQLEYADINDIIAEGMHEYLDDIQGKLNDISSAIYNSFFSIEPYIQQQSQSQL; encoded by the coding sequence ATGTTAGGCAGAGTCGCAAATACCATATATTGGATGAACAGATATCTTGAACGTGCAGAAAACTATGCGCGTTTTATGGATGTGAATTATAATTTATCATTAGAGTTACCACCTAATGAAGTAGAGCAGTGGCAACCGCTTGTTTTAATAACAGGAGATTGGGAACTCTATGAATCGTTATACCCTAAAGTTGAGAAAAGCAAGGTGATTTATTTTTTAACCTTCGATAAAGAGAACCCGAACTCAATTTTTAATTGTATTTCTAACGCAAGAGAAAATGCTAGAGCTGTCCGTGCCGAAATTACAAAAGAGGTGTGGGAACAAATTAATGCGCTTTATTATTTAGTTAAAGGTGCCGCAGCTAAAAAGAATCAAACCGATAAAGAATTAAGACGGTTTTTTACAGATATAAAAAATGGTTGTCAGTTGGTGTATGGAATGTATTATGCGACTATATCTCGTAACGATGGTTGGCATTTTGCCAAATTGGGTCAATTAATTGAACGTGCCGATAAAACCTCTCGTGTGTTAGATGCTAAATATCATTTATTATTAAAATCCCCAAAATTAGTGGGATCGTCTTTAGATTTAATTCAATGGGCCGCCCTTTTAAAATCGGTGAGTGCTTATGATATGTACAGAAAAAAGAATGGAAAACTAACCTCTTCAGGCATTGCTGAATTCTTGATTTTAGACACAGAATTTCCAAGATCAATATTAGCGTGTTTACTGAGTGCCGAACGTTGTTTAATTACCTTATCAGGCAGTTCTGTAGGGTTTAGCAACATCGCACAAAAGAAACTAGGTGTTTTAAAATCACAGTTAGAATATGCCGATATTAATGATATAATTGCCGAAGGTATGCATGAGTATTTAGATGATATTCAGGGTAAGCTGAACGACATTTCATCTGCTATTTATAATTCGTTCTTTTCTATAGAACCTTATATTCAGCAGCAGTCGCAGAGTCAGCTATAG